CTCTGGCTTCGGTTCACTGAGTGAAGATGCTCTTTCTCACCCCCAGCATCAAAGCAATGTTTCGCGTCAGTGCCGTGAGTCTGCTAGCGATTCTTATTACCGTGATCCTGCTGGGTCAGAGCCTGATCAACGAGCTTCATATTAAAAGCAAGGTCTTGAGTGAAATACGTAGTACATCCCAGCAACACATAACACGCATAGTCTACACAATCTCCCGCAGCGAACGGGATTTTCAGCTCTACGCCCAACAGGCTGGGAATAAAGCTGTCAACAGCGAAGAAATCATCGATAACATAGGTCGCGTCTTATCTGATATTGATGAGCAACATCGCCCGGTGGCTGATGAAGCCTATCGGCATTTAAGCAATGCTTTCACGAAAGAGCATGAAGATTCGGCTGACAGCGATCACGCCGACGAGCTATTTCATCAGAAAATCCAATATATAAACAGTTTCAGATCCGCCTTGCAGACACTCCCGCTGGATTCCCTTACGAATAAACCTCGCTTTCAGCAACACTCGATTCTGAACCGACTGTTGATCGAATTGGAATCGCTATTGATCAGTGAACGAGAGACAACAGAAATTCGCTTTGAAGAGATTGTATCACCTCTGAATCAGGCACAAACCGACCTTAAGTCTTTGAGCAAACAGTTTACCGCGCCTCCCGCATATTTACTGCCTGCAGATAATCAAACTTACGATCAAATCAGATCGACACTGAAAAATATTTCCCTCAATCTGAGATGGTATCGAGCTGCAATCCACCAGTACCAGGGAGAGTATGATTTGCAGGACCCATCGGCATCCTACATGTTGAACATTCTCGAGCAATTAAGACCTGTCCAATCACATCTGTTGGAAGACCTGGAATCGGTAAAAACCCTGATCAGCGATCACTTTCATCAACAACAACAGTTGGCTGAACAGGAGATTCTGAAAAAGCGGCGTTTTTTCATTATTATCAGCATTATCGGTGTATTGATTACGCTTGCCACTCAGATAGGTGTATCAAGAGCGATCTCGAAACCGGTCAATCAGATCAAGCAGGGTGTACAGGCCTTCTCAGATGGCAAGCTCGAGTATCGCATACCCACTATCGATCAACTTGAATTCAAACCCCTTGTCAGTGGCATCAACGACATGGCGGAGAAGCTGTTACAACGTACGTCCGAAATTGAAGAAAACATGCGACAGATCGACAGATCAAACAAAAAACTGGCAAAACTGAACAAGAATCTGGAAGAAAAAGTCGAAGAGCGCTCCCGGAAGTATATTGCAGCCGCAAAAAGTGCCGAACAGGCGAGCAGGGCGAAATCCGAGTTCCTGGCCACTATGAGCCATGAAATACGTACGCCGATGAATTCAATCATCGGGATGACCCATCTCGCACTGCTTACGGACAATATGGAACCCAAACAGCGGCGTTACATGGAGAAGGTACGCCAGTCTTCTCAAACTTTGCTGAATATCATTAACGACATCCTCGATTTCTCCAAAATCGAGGCGGGTGGTGTCGTGCTCGAACAAACCACGTTTTCACTGGATGCAATTTTCGATAATCTGAGTAATCTCGTTGGTCAGAAGGCAGCGGAAAAACAGTTGGAGTTTATCTATGATATCGACCAGCAAATTCCACAATTCCTTTTAGGTGATCCAATCAAACTACAACAAATACTCGTAAACCTAAGTGGTAATGCGGTCAAGTTCACCCAACAGGGTGAAGTGGTTGTGCAAGTCAAGCTGCTGGAGCAGGATCAAGATCAGGTACGACTAAATTTCTCTGTCTGCGATACCGGCATTGGTATCGAGCAAGATTACGTTGGACATCTGTTCGACGCCTTTACCCAGGCGGATGGTTCAACTACCCGGCGCTATGGCGGGAGTGGCTTGGGCCTGGCCATATCCCAGCGTTTCATACAAGCCATGGGTGGTGAGATTCAGGTAGAAAGCAAGCCTGGGGACGGGAGCCGCTTTTTCTTTTCCCTAACCCTGATGAAACAGGCCTCTCCTGACATCCGGCCAAGAGCAAAGCTGGGTGTTTTGACCAATAAACCCGCATTGATCGTGGATGACAACGAAAGCGCATGCCATATCCAGCAAGAGATTCTTGAATCCATCGGCTTTACCACAATGACCTGCGCGAGTGGTGGCGCGGCACTGATCGAATTGCTGAAGGCACAAGCGCATGGAAACCCAATCGGCCTGGTCCTGCTCGACTGGAAAATGCCGGGCATGAATGGCGTGGAAGTGCTGGAGGCCATCCATAGGGAGAATGCACTTACTGATCGACCCAAAGTAATCATGCTCACTGCCTATGGGACCGAGGAGCTATTGAGCCAATGCCAAGCCGTCCATCCCGACAGAATATTGACAAAACCACTTAGTCCATCCAGCCTGCTTGAAGGCATCAATCAGCTGCAAATCACAAAACTCGTCCCGGACCAAGATAACATTCAAGACCGTTACACTGTGAATCAGGAGCGTTTCAGTCGCCTGCGTGGCGCACGGGTCCTGCTGGTGGAAGACAATCCACTTAACAGGGAAGTGGCCTGGGAGCTGCTAAGGAACATCGGTATCCAGGTGCAAATTGCACAAAACGGAGCCGAGGCTGTGAAACTACTGGAATCGGAGCGTATGGACGCTGTTTTAATGGATGTGCAGATGCCGGTCATGGATGGTTATACCGCAACCCAGTTCATCCGCGCTCAGGAGGGTTTCGAAAAGGAACAGTTGCCGATTATCGCTATGACTGCCAACGCGATGTCGAGCGATCGGGAAAAATCCCTGAATGTAGGGATGAACGATCATATCGCTAAGCCGGTAAAGGTGGATGAGCTATACGCTGTACTGAGCAAATATATCCCGGATATCACCCGGAGAGGCGTCGAATCCCAACAGTATGTGGCAGCAAATGATTCGGACTCTGTTATCGACGAGCATGTCGGCATGACGGTCTGCAACGGCAATGAGACTCTTTATCAACGCATTCTCAAGCGCTTCCTATCCACAGAATCTGACTTCCTGCAACGTTTCCAGACAGCAGTGGAACAGGATGACCGCAACAGTGCCACACGTCATGCGCATTCACTAAAGAGTTCAGCAGGCAGTATTGGAGCCATCACACTTCAACAGGCTGCACTGAATCTGGAGACAGCTTGCCGCAACAGTGCCCCGACCGAAGACCTGCAGATCCTGATGCGCCAGCTTGAACAACCGCTGAGTGATGTGTTGACCGAACTGCACGGAGTTAAAAATGGAGCCTCTGTTTCCGATGAAACCGATATGCCCGACACTCGCCTGTTGATACCGTTATTGGACCAACTGAAACAGTTACTGGAAAATGACGATACCGCAGTGGTTGATATCATGGATGAATTGAGCAAACTATTGAGCAACTCATCACTAAAGGATGCCTGGATGGGACTGTGTATGGCGGTAGACGATTACGACTTTCAACTAGCACTCAATGAGCTGAAGGATTTGACTTTCGCCTTGGATGTCAGTCAAGAGATGCTGGATGCCGAGGATGGAAGCAATGACGCGGTTTAACGATAAGCCAACGATTTTGATCGTTGACGACACAGCCGGGAATATCGAAGTACTCAGCAGCACACTACGGCCAAAATACCGAGTACGGGCCGCGAAGAACGGCATCAGGGCATTGAGCATCGCGAGGGAAGCCTCCATGCCGGATTTGATCCTGCTCGATATCATGATGCCAGAGATGGATGGTTATGAGACCTGCAGACAGTTAAAGTCGGATCCACTGACCAAACAGATTCCTGTTATTTTCATCACCGCGCTCGCGGATGAGGGTGATGAGGAGAAGGGACTGACCCTGGGTGCCGTCGACTATATCACCAAACCCTTCAAACCAGTACTTGTTCTGGCACGTGTGGATAACCAGCTCGAATTGAAACGCCACAGGGATAACCTGGAAGAGCTGGTGGAAGAGCGCACCAGAGAGCTTATGCTGACACAGGAGGCGACAATAGAGGCCATGGGTGCTTTAGCGGAGTACAGGGATCCGGAAACGGGCGGCCACATAAAACGCACACAGAACTATATGAAAGTGATGGCGGAGACACTCAAAGATAATAACCGCTTCAAGGACTATCTGGATGAAGAAACAATCCGGCTGCTCTATCTCTCCGCGCCGCTTCACGATATCGGCAAGGTCGGCATAAGCGACAATATTCTGTGCAAACCCGGTAAACTCACAGATCAAGAATTTACCCAGATGAAGCAACACACCCTGATGGGAAGCAACACCTTATTGGCTGCGGAAGAGAAATTGGGTAGTAACTCATTCCTCAGTCTCGCCCGGGAGATTGCTGAGTTTCACCATGAGCGATGGGATGGCAAGGGATACCCACATGGTATCGAGGGTAACGCTATTCCGATCTGCGGACGTTTGATGGCAATTGCCGATGTCTATGATGCTCTGATCAGCAAACGGGTCTACAAACCACCATTCCCTCATTCAAAGGCTGTAGGCATCATCCTACAGGGTAGGGGTACGCAGTTTGACCCCGATGTAGTGGATGCTTTTGTTACCTGTTCGGATCAGTTCTTGAAGATCGCTCTGAAATACGCCGATCACCAGGAAGAGATAATGACCCTTAAAGAAGAGTGAATGATGGCTTGCCCTCATACCTGTTACGATGATCGACAATAGCAGACAAACATCAATCTTTTCCAAACAACTCGACCTATTGTTCAGAAGCGGGGTTCCGGCCAATCTGACCGTGGTCGTGATTGCTGTCGTAGTGGCGACCGTTCTCTGGGACACTAATCCTGCAGCGGTTGTCATATGGTTAATCTATATGATTGCAACCGCTGTGATACGTCTGTTTCTGATTATAATGCGGAACCACCGGAAATGGTTTGCCCATGATCACCCTCGCTGGATGCATCTCTACACCCTGGCCACGGGAACAACCGGCATCGGATGGGCGATGTTGATGCTTCCGCTCTATCCTCAGGATCTCGCACTGCAAGCCTTTGTCCTCGTCGTCAGTGCCGGTGTGATTGCTGCCGGTAGTGGTGTGTTGGCCATTTTCATGGCGGCTGTCTACGCTTACAGCCTTCCAGCGCCGATCGCTCTCGCTATACG
This sequence is a window from Candidatus Thiodiazotropha sp. LNASS1. Protein-coding genes within it:
- a CDS encoding response regulator; translation: MLFLTPSIKAMFRVSAVSLLAILITVILLGQSLINELHIKSKVLSEIRSTSQQHITRIVYTISRSERDFQLYAQQAGNKAVNSEEIIDNIGRVLSDIDEQHRPVADEAYRHLSNAFTKEHEDSADSDHADELFHQKIQYINSFRSALQTLPLDSLTNKPRFQQHSILNRLLIELESLLISERETTEIRFEEIVSPLNQAQTDLKSLSKQFTAPPAYLLPADNQTYDQIRSTLKNISLNLRWYRAAIHQYQGEYDLQDPSASYMLNILEQLRPVQSHLLEDLESVKTLISDHFHQQQQLAEQEILKKRRFFIIISIIGVLITLATQIGVSRAISKPVNQIKQGVQAFSDGKLEYRIPTIDQLEFKPLVSGINDMAEKLLQRTSEIEENMRQIDRSNKKLAKLNKNLEEKVEERSRKYIAAAKSAEQASRAKSEFLATMSHEIRTPMNSIIGMTHLALLTDNMEPKQRRYMEKVRQSSQTLLNIINDILDFSKIEAGGVVLEQTTFSLDAIFDNLSNLVGQKAAEKQLEFIYDIDQQIPQFLLGDPIKLQQILVNLSGNAVKFTQQGEVVVQVKLLEQDQDQVRLNFSVCDTGIGIEQDYVGHLFDAFTQADGSTTRRYGGSGLGLAISQRFIQAMGGEIQVESKPGDGSRFFFSLTLMKQASPDIRPRAKLGVLTNKPALIVDDNESACHIQQEILESIGFTTMTCASGGAALIELLKAQAHGNPIGLVLLDWKMPGMNGVEVLEAIHRENALTDRPKVIMLTAYGTEELLSQCQAVHPDRILTKPLSPSSLLEGINQLQITKLVPDQDNIQDRYTVNQERFSRLRGARVLLVEDNPLNREVAWELLRNIGIQVQIAQNGAEAVKLLESERMDAVLMDVQMPVMDGYTATQFIRAQEGFEKEQLPIIAMTANAMSSDREKSLNVGMNDHIAKPVKVDELYAVLSKYIPDITRRGVESQQYVAANDSDSVIDEHVGMTVCNGNETLYQRILKRFLSTESDFLQRFQTAVEQDDRNSATRHAHSLKSSAGSIGAITLQQAALNLETACRNSAPTEDLQILMRQLEQPLSDVLTELHGVKNGASVSDETDMPDTRLLIPLLDQLKQLLENDDTAVVDIMDELSKLLSNSSLKDAWMGLCMAVDDYDFQLALNELKDLTFALDVSQEMLDAEDGSNDAV
- a CDS encoding two-component system response regulator; amino-acid sequence: MTRFNDKPTILIVDDTAGNIEVLSSTLRPKYRVRAAKNGIRALSIAREASMPDLILLDIMMPEMDGYETCRQLKSDPLTKQIPVIFITALADEGDEEKGLTLGAVDYITKPFKPVLVLARVDNQLELKRHRDNLEELVEERTRELMLTQEATIEAMGALAEYRDPETGGHIKRTQNYMKVMAETLKDNNRFKDYLDEETIRLLYLSAPLHDIGKVGISDNILCKPGKLTDQEFTQMKQHTLMGSNTLLAAEEKLGSNSFLSLAREIAEFHHERWDGKGYPHGIEGNAIPICGRLMAIADVYDALISKRVYKPPFPHSKAVGIILQGRGTQFDPDVVDAFVTCSDQFLKIALKYADHQEEIMTLKEE